In the Dolichospermum flos-aquae CCAP 1403/13F genome, GACAGTTGAATGCTGTAGTTATTATCTCCCTCATGGGAGCTTCTATGGCACTGTCGTTGGCTTTGCTGTGGAGTCAATTTCAAGGCCATGCGTCTTATCTTTGGACTGTGGAATGGGCATCAGCCGGGAATTTTCACCTGACGATGGGCTACACTATTGACCACCTGACATCTCTAATGCTGGTGATTGTCACCACAGTAGCCGTTTTGGTGATGATTTACACCGATGGCTACATGGCGCATGATCCGGGTTATGTGCGGTTTTATGCCTATCTCAGCTTGTTTGGCTCTTCCATGTTAGGTTTGGTGGTCAGTCCCAACCTAGTACAAGTTTACATTTTCTGGGAATTGGTGGGGATGTGTTCCTACCTCCTAGTGGGCTTTTGGTATGACCGCAAAGCCGCAGCAGATGCTTGTCAAAAGGCATTTGTCACAAATCGGGTCGGTGACTTCGGTTTATTATTGGGCATTTTGGGGCTGTTCTGGGCGACAGGCAGCTTTGATTTCATGGTTATGGGCGATCGCCTATCCAACCTAGTAGAAACCGGCTCTATTAGCAATTTCCTCGCCATTGTCCTAGCGATTCTCGTCTTCCTTGGCCCTGTGGCTAAATCTGCCCAATTCCCCCTCCATGTCTGGCTACCAGATGCCATGGAAGGTCCTACACCTATTTCTGCCCTAATTCATGCGGCAACAATGGTAGCGGCGGGTGTATTCCTAATTGCCCGGATGTACCCAGTATTTGAAAATGTCCCAGCCGCAATGAACGTAATTGCTTATACTGGGGCATTTACAGCGTTTTTAGGGGCAACTATCGCCATTACCCAAAACGACATCAAGAAGGGTTTGGCTTATTCCACCATTTCCCAACTTGGTTACATGATCATGGCTATGGGTGTGGGTGCTTACAGTGCCGGCTTATTCCACCTCATGACCCACGCTTATTTTAAAGCGATGCTATTCTTGGGTTCTGGTTCGGTAATTCATGGCATGGAAGCAGTTGTGGGTCATGACCCTGTATTAGCGCAGGATATGCGTTTAATGGGCGGACTGCGGAAATATATGCCCGTGACCAGTTTCACCTTTTTGATTGGTTGCTTGGCCATTGCGGGGATTCCTCCCTTTGCTGGTTTCTGGTCAAAAGATGAAATTCTCGGTGCTGCTTTTGCTGCTAACCCCTTCCTGTGGTTTATTGGTTGGGTGACAGCGGGGATTACAGCTTTTTATATGTTTAGAATGTATTTCTCAACATTTGAAGGTAAATTCCGGGGTAATGACGAGAAAATCAAGGTAAAACTCAAAAATGCGGCTGCTGCTTTGGCTGAAAAGTCAGGGACATTAGAACTAGTGCCTAATTTTGGTCCTGGGGCGATGAAAAAGGGTGAATTGGCCAGTCACTCCCATGACTCCCACAGCCATGAGCCTCATGAGTCTCCTTGGACGATGAGTTTACCGTTGGTGGTGTTGGCTATTCCTTCAATGTTGATTGGTTTGGTGGGGACTCCCTACGCCAATTATTTTGAGCAGTTTATCTTTCCTCCTAGCGAAACTTTAGCGGAAGTTATGGAAAAGGCTGCGGAATTTGACCCCCATGAGTTTTACATTATGGCGGGTAGTTCTGTGGCGGTTTCTGTGATTGGGATTACTTTGGCGGTGCTGATGTATTTGGCTCGCAAAATTGATCCTAGTGCGATCGCTAAAAACATTCAACCGCTATACGATCTATCTTTGAACAAATGGTACTTTGATGACATTTATCATCGTGTCTTTGTGCTTGGTTTGCGTCGTGTGGCTAGACAAGTTATGGAAGTTGATTTCCGCGTTGTTGATGGCGCTGTCAATCTCACGGGTTTCTTTACTCTTGTCAGTGGTGAAGGTTTGAAATACTTGGAAAGCGGTCGGGTTCAATTCTATGCCTTGATCGTTTTTGGGGCTGTTTTGGGCTTGGTGATTGTTTTTGGTGTTACCTGATTTTAATGGGGGCGGTTTGTCCGCCCCTGGATTATGAAGGTTTCGCGCAAAGACGCTAAGGAGCAAAGGCGCAGGGTTAATGAACCACGAAGGGACGAAGGACACGAAGGAAGAAGGAAGGAAGAAGGAAGGAATATAGATAATGTTGCATATAGGTTTATTTGAGTTAAGATTGCTAAATAAGGTATAAAAACATCTATTTTCATCTACCATGTGGACACCCCATCAATCTATTAATGACGGTAAATATATTATTCAAAATGTTTTGGGTGAAGGTGGTTTTGGGATTACCTATAGCGCCAGAGAAACAAGTACCGGGGAAATAGTCGCTATCAAAACTTTGAACGGGAAGCGACAAAGGGCTAAGGATTTTCCTAAGCAACAAGAAAGATTTGTTAATGAGGCTTTTAATCTCCGCGCTTTTTCTCATCCCCATATTGTCAAAGTCTATAAGATGATTCAGGAAGATGGACTTTGGGGAATGGTGATGGAATTTATTGATGGTGTAGATTTGAATGATTATGTGGATGAAAATGGTCAATTATCGGAAGATGATGCACTATTATATATTGACCAAATCGGACAAGCTTTGGAATATATTCACCAACAAGATGGGATGATTCATCGGGATATCAAACCCCATAATATGGTCTTACGTCGCGGCAAAAAGGAAGCGGTTTTAGTTGATTTTGGTTTAGCTTGTAATATTGATAAATTCACAACTAGGGATGGACGCACCCCTGGTTATGCACCACCAGAACAGTATACTCCTGGTGAACAGTTAGGTTTTTATACGGATGTTTATGCTTTAGCGACAACACTTTATTATTTATTGACTGCGGATGGAATGAAAGATAAGGATGAATATATACATGAGTCCATTATTCGCAAGTATAGTTCTTTAGCTTTAAAGCCACCACAATATTATAATTCTCGCATTAGTGACAGAGTGAATGATGCGATTATTAAGGGTATGGAGTTGGAAGTAGAAAACCGTCCTCAAACGGTGGGAGAGTTTCGGGAATTATTGGGTTTGCTTATTCCACCCATTCTAGAGGTGTTGGATGAAATGTCTCTAGATCAAGCAGTAGAATTAAAATCAGCCGTAGGCATAGACTATACTCAACTGCGTAACTTATTAGCAGCAAGGAAATGGAAAGAAGCTGATGAAGAAACAGCACGGATAATGTTATCCGTTGCGAAAAGAGAAGAGGAAGATTGGTTAGATGCTGAAGACATTCATAATTTCCCTTGTGAAGACCTCCACACCATTGACCAATTGTGGGTGAAATACAGCAATGGACGCTTTGGTTTTTCTGTCCAGCAGCGCATTTATCAAAGTATGGGGGGTACTAGGAAGTTCAACCCAAGTGTTTTGGACGCGTTTGGCGACACAGTAGGATGGAGAAAAGAAGGAAACTGGTTGTATTACAAAAATATTACTTTTGATGAAACAGCACCAGAAGCCTTCCTCCCAACATTGGGAAAAGGTAGGGAGTATAGAGGTATACTAGGAGTCCAAGAGGCTGTAGTTAGAATATTAGCTATGGTAATTGCTGGCTTCTACTCTCGCGTCGAGACTTGTTATCTTCCCGATTCAAAGTCTGATATTCAAAATCCCAAATTAGCTTCTGTAGTTTCTTTAGAATCGCTTGAAATATCAGCAGTAGGAATGGACTACAGGAAACTGCGTAACTTACTTGCTGCCAGGAAGTGGGAAGAAGCTGATGAAGAAACAGCACGGGTAATGTTGTCCGTTGCAAAACAGCAAGAATCGTTGCGTGTTAAAGAAGATATTGACAATTTCCCCTGTGAAGACCTTCGCACTATTGACTACTTGTGGGTTAAGTACAGTAATGGTCGCTTTGGCTTTTCTGTCCAAAAACGGATTTATGAGAATTTGGGTGGAACGAGGAAGTACGACGAAAAAATTAAGGACGCGTTTGGCGACACAGTAGGGTGGAGAAAAGGAGGAAGTTGGTTAGATAGTAGTAGTGAAACTATTTTTGATATAAAAGCACCGGAAGGCCACCTACCAGTGTTGGGAATGGTAGCTGGGGGTGGCAGTGGCGGTGTAGGTGAGGGGAGAAAATTAGATTGGTGGGGGTGTCTACTTTCTCGTTTCGACACTTGTGGTACTCCTAATACAAAATCTGAATCTGAAATTAAACATCTCAAGCTATCACAATTAGATGATGTTGAACTCATATCAGATGTGGGCATGGACTACAGCAAACTGCGTGACTTCCTCGCAACTGGGAAATGGAAACAAGCTGATGAAGAAACAAAAAAGGTAATGTTAGCGGTTGCGAAACGCACAAAGGAAGGTTGGTTAGATGTTGAAAGTATTGATAAATTTCCCTGTCAAGACCTCCAAACTATAGACCAATTATGGTTAGAATACAGCAATGGGCGTTTCGGCTTCTCTGTCCAAAACCGCATTTATGAAAATTTGGGGTCGAGATTGAATTTACAAGACTGGGATAAGTTCGGACAAACCGTAGGCTGGAAGAAAAACAAAGAAAAGGAAAGTAGCTGGTTGTTATACAAAGATATTACTTTTGATATAAAAGCACCAGAAGGTCACCTCCCCGTAGGTCATTTAAGTGAAATTAAAGTGCTGATGATGGGTAAATGGGAGGTAATATATGAGGCGGGCGGGTCTTCGTTTGGTATGGGTTTATGGGCTTGGTTCTTCTCTCGCGTCGAGACTTGTAACCTTTAACATATAACCTTCATAATCAGGATATAGTATTTTTAGGATGAAGAAAAACCACTAATCTTAAAAATTCCCAATCTGAAAAAATAAAATTACCACTCAAATCCTCTTAATCCTCTAATCCTGATCATGTTAATTCTGACTATGAAAAGAAATTTTCATAATCGTCATGACTACCAATCCAGAACCATGTAACTGTATCACTATCCAAAACGCCAATTGCTCGATAATTGAGATTTATCCTCACAGACCAAATATTTTCCTGGTTATTTATACATTTGAAATGCAAAGACGGATAAAAAGGATTTTCTCTCCATAAGCGGTAAGCTTTTCTCGCACTCTGTCTAACTTGCTTGTCAAGAGACTGATATTCATCCCAAAAAGAAGGAAGGGTTGCTGACTTCATAGGTGTTTATAACCTCTAACTGTATATACACCAAATGTATATTTTTCTGAAGCCAGATCAAAATCCTGAATTTATAATTTGTCATAGTCCATTGGTTTTGCAAGTCCTTCCGCAATCTCTCTTCTAGCACGTTGAGCAGATGCAATCAATTTATTTTGAGTTTTCTTAAATGAATTATCCCATTTAAGTTCATCTTGTAAATCTGCCAAATATTCTCTAAGATGTTCTGCAATTGTGTCTTGTAAATCTTGAGGTAAAGATTCCATCATTTTAACTACAGTAGTAATTGCTGGAGATGACATAATCTAATTTCCTTTTGAACTTCACCAGTTTATTATACTAATAATAACTCAATCTTAAGTCCTTAGTGTGCATTAGGAGCGCGAAATTCTATAAAACATACATTAAATTATGAGCGCGACGTAACTCACATTAATTAATGAGATTAAAATTAATTATTTTTGGTGCGTTATACTTCACGAACACACCCTACCGTCTGAATCAGGATATCCAGGATTTAAGGATGTACAGGATGTAGAAAAAACTCATCTTTAAAGTTTTATTTACTTAAATTTGGAGGAAAAGCAACATCCTCATAAACATCAGCGAGAGGACAATAAAAATTCACACTGGTTAATTCTAATTGTTGATTTCCTCTATAGCTATAAAGAACCCATCTTTCTTCGGAATTGCGCCGGAAACAATCAATTCGTTGCCGATTTTGACCAACTAAAACATATTCTTGTAAAGTGTCTAATTCTTGATAATCACTAAATTTATCACCTCTATCTAAGGCTTCTGTAGAAGGTGATAAAACTTCAATAATTAAACTCGGATATCGTTTAAAATATTCAAATTGTGTATCTCTTGAATCGAAAGTTACCATAATATCAGGATAATAGAAAATATCTAGAGATTCAATTCTTGCTTTCATGTCAGCGACGTAAAGCCGACATCCTGTACCACGAATATGATTTCTTAAAAGGGCAACTAAGTTAGCGGTAATTGTTACATGGGCATCACTAGCACCAGCCATTGCGTAAATTTGCCCTTGGATATATTCATGTTTAATAGGGCTAGATTTTTCAGCTTGTAAGTATTCTTCTATGGAAATATAGGGTTGAAATTGGCTAAGAGTCATATATTTTTACGGTTACTATGAGATAATTGTAATTTTTCTAGTATAGCAATTATTAATATTTTTTATTTCTTGCAAAGGCGCAAAGGGGCAAACTAAAAATCAAACCCGAAACAAAGGTGTTTTTGTCATTTACCTATTGACAAATGATAGATTTCCAGGATTTAAGGATGTACAGGATGAAGAAAAAAAACTAACCTTAAAAATCTGGAATATTCCCAGATTCATAAAAAAATCCTGATGTCTATTTATGCCAAGTGTACAGACTGAAACATCTGAAACACCTACCTCATTGTCAGTTTATTTGTAATTACACTTTCTCTTTTGCTGGTGGCACAATACCCAACTTATTTAACCCTGAATCAATATCTCTCAATAACTTAAAATCATCCTCCGGCAAAGAATAGCTATTACTACTAACTAAACCCCCAACAGGCTGTTTTTCTAAAAACGCAAATGCTTGACGAAATTGTTGCGGTTCGACTTTAATCGGGGCATTAAAATGACAGGGAATAATCCATTGAAAATCCCAACTAGCAACTTTATTAGCCCAATTTATTGTTTCTGTGGGTGCGCGATTTAAAATCAAACTTTGTAAAATTGGGGCAACAAATATCCGCCCATTTCCTTGTAAAATATCAAATGAATCTTGCCAATTTTCCCGCCATTGGAAGGGGAAAAACCCGAAATAGGCTTTTCTCGAACGTTCTGGAGCTTTTTCGGCATCACGCCATACTTCACCCCATGTAGGTACTTCTAACACACTGGGACTGAAATACAAGGCAAATAATGTGATTCGCTGCCACCCTTTACGGCGGTTTGCTGAGGTATCTGCAACGATGTCAAAGGCTTTATCCTTCGCGTGGTAGAGTAAGGGATAGGGGTCAAGTTGGACAATTGCAGGTGGCTCTGCTGGTACTGAAACTATGGTATCTGTAACTAAGAGAATGTGCGATCGCTTGTGGAAAAAAACCACCTCTGCAAACTTACCCAAACCCAAATCAATCAGTCCCAAGATTGCATAATCAAAATCTTCAGCAAAAGGGGCTTCCTGGCTATTTTCAGGCAGTATGTGAGTACGTTTACCGGGTAAACCCAACCAACTTAAAGGCAGATTGATCGGAAAACTCCATTGTCCGGGAGCGACAAATACCTGTGCAGCGGGAAAGCGTCGTGCAAAGGGACCAACGAATACTTTATGTTCTATTCCCGATATCGTAGGCAAAATAATATACTTAACATCACCGTGTTCTGCCACCAACTCATTCAGCAACCGGACACATTCTCCTGTGGGTGCGACAGGTGCATAAACCAGCAAACCGCCTTTTTCTAGCTTAACTACAGTCATGCGAATTGGCACAACTACATAGAAAATTCCCTGCAATTGGTCAAAGGTCCAGATAGTATCTTTGACAACTTCTTTACGGATAGTGCGACGTTTACCGTAAGGGTAAATTGGCACAACAGGCCAAAACCGCCATGCAAAATCCTGGGGATAAATTTGTTCTGTGTCTTCACTTTCCACCACTTTGCGAACCTCTCTCAATTCCCAATACTCAGATTTTTGTTGCCTTGACAAAATTGGAGTTTAGCAAATTATGGGAGTGATCAACATAAGATTTCTGACTTCTTAGAGAAGTTGGGTTTCTAAGCATGAGAGATTTTTATATTTATTTCATATCCCAGCTTGAGTTAATACCTCACTTAAATCAGCAACTAAATCTAAATTTTCTGCCCATTCGGCTAAATAAGCATAATCCAAATTATCTGCTTGTAACTTAATTATCCCCAAAACATCACGCCATTGTTTTTCTGATTTACTTCCCTTTCCCCAGCGCAGTTTTTGTAAAATAATATCTTCTGCTGAAGCTATCCAAAAAGCAGGTATTCCACCTAAATCAATTAATACTCTCCGATTCATTTGTGATATAGCAAAAGGTGAATTATCAGTAATATATATATCAGCATTAGCAATAGTTTCTGTATGGGTAATATTCAACATATTTCCCAAACCTTGTTGCAAATCTTCTACCGCACCTGCTGGACAATAATATCCAGATGCTTCTAAAGTTTTTACCAGTAAATCTATTTGATTTGGTTTAACTTCTATCACCAAATCTAAATCACGAGTAGAACGTGGTTCTCCATGAATAGAACTAGCAACACCTCGATTAACATAGTAATCAATATTAATTGATTCAAAAAGTTGATGTAATTCTCCTGCTAAAGAAATTGAATCTTGAATCCACATATTTTCATTAATACCTTTTGGTTGAAAATCAGGAGTAAATTTTTCTCCTAATACAGCACGGGTAAATAAATTACGAATTTCCTGTATAGTTGAATTGCGATTTCGAGATTTAATTCCTATCAGACATAGTTTTTTAACTCCTCGTTCATGGCTAATAAATCTTTCTATGCGTTGTTTTAATGATAATTGTCGCCATTTTTGAAAGAAATAAATATCAGCTTCTATTGCTGTATCTTGGCTTTGGGGTTGATAATTAGATTTGGGAATTTTTGGGAAAGATAATCTTGATTTTTCTAGCATTGCTAATTTTATAGTATTCTTGAATATTGAGTATTTAACCTGTAACTTACATTATACTCAAAATATCACGTTTTTCTGATGTAGTGCTTATGTGCGTGTGATTGATGCTTGAAAAGTTAAATTATTAAATTTTATTGAGAGAATGTTTTAAAAAATACAAAACCTGTTACACTGAAATACATAATTAGAGATTAAATTTAAATTGCATAAAGTCACATGAAATTACGAGCAATATCAGACCTCAAAAATAAAATTATTCTTGGGGATAATTTATCTGTACTCAAACAAATAGAAAATGATACTTTTGATTTAATCATTACTTCACCACCATATTTTCAGCAACGTAATTATGGAAATGGTGATTTAGGTATTGGTAATGAAACAACTGAATCAGAATATTTAAAAAATATCCTCACAGTTTTTGGGGAATGTGTGCGCGTTTTAAAAAAAACTGGAGTAATAGTTTTTAATTTAGGAGATAAATATATCAACGGAAGTTTATCTCTAATTCCTTATAAATTTGCAATTCAAGCCACCCAAAATCAAAATATTTTTCTTATTAATCAAATTACATGGTCAAAACTCAATCCTACACCACGTCAAGATAAAAGAAAATTAATACAAGCTACAGAACCTTTTTTCATATTTGCTAAATCAAAAGATTATTATTTTAATTTGGATAACTATTTACAACACTTGGATAGTTTTAACAAAAGCGTTAAAAGTAAACCCTCTGATAAATTAGGTAAAAAATATGTGGAATTAATCAAAAATTCTGATTTAAGTGAAGAACAAAAAAATAATGCTATTAAAGCATTAAATCAAGCTATTTCAGCAGTACACAATAGAGAAATTGAAGGATTTAGAATGAAAATTCATGGTATACATAAATTAGCTTATGGTGGACAAGATGGAGGAAGAAATAACCAAATCAAGAATAATGGTTTTACTATTATTAGAATTTTAGGAAACACGATGAAAAAAGACATTATTGAAAGTCCGGTGGAAATTACTAAAAATAATCATCATCCAGCAGTTTATCCGATGTATATTATTCAAGAACTGATTAAATTATTAACTCAACAAGGTGATTTTGTCCTTGATCCTTTTTGTGGTAGTGGTACAACTTGTATCGCAGCTAGAAATTTAAATAGAAATTATTTAGGAATTGAAATCAATCCTGATTATGTAAACTTAGCTAATAACCGTATGGAAGAATCTGATTCTCAACAACAGGAATTATTTATATGAAATATGATTATAATCAAGAAATAGAAAGACTAGAAAAATCCTATCAGCAATCACTTGAATTAGTTAAAAATCAATCATTCACAGAATTTGATCAAGAAATAAAAAACTTTGTAGATATTTTTATTCAAAAAATAGAAACCGATAAATCTTTAATTCAAGTAATTATTACCACCCTACTCAAGAAAATAATTAAACCTGAACAAGATATCAGGTTACACATGGCTAAGTTTATCAATGGATATTCCGCAAGAGTTCTTGATACTAAGGTAACTACACCCTTTTTTAAAAGTAAATTTCCTAAATATGCTAATAAAGAAACTGCATTTTTAACTAAAGCAACACGCGCAGAAATTATCTGGAATTTTGAGGAGGGATTTAAATTACCATTAAGGAGTAAAAGCTTAGTTACACCTTTTTTACAACTAATTGATAAAATTGAAAATCAAACAATTGATATTGAAAATTGTTTAGTTTATATCTTAGCACAATTATATCTTATTTCCCAATCTCAAGAAATAGTTTTTACAGAAACTTTAGAAATTGTTAATTCTGTAAATATTATCAATATTAATACAGTGATGAAAATGGTGGAAAGACATTTTGCAGAACCATCAAGTTCTCGACTACCAGTTATTGTAATTTTTGCTATCTATGAACAACTATTGAAAACTGTCCGCAGATTTGAAAATAAAATATTACTACCTTTAAATGTTCATACTTCTGCGGATAAACATGGTTATGGTGATATAGAAATAAGAGATAACTATAACAATCCGTTTGAAATATTAGAAATAAAACACAATATTCCTATTGATAGAAATATGATATTAGATATAGTCAAAAAATCTGCTAATACAACAATAAAAAGGTATTATATTCTAACGACATACAAAACCTGTTTTATTAATAAAGATGAGGAGGAGTATATTAATGAATTGATTTTGAATATTAAAAGAGAATGTGATTTAGAAATTATTGCTAATGGCATTGTGAATACTTTAAAATATTACTTACGTTTTATAGAAGATTATCATGAATTCATTAACACATATACCGAAGAATTAGTAAAAGATGCTAAAAATTCAACAGAAGTTAAAGATTCTCATATTCAAGCTTGGCAAATAATTTTACAAAAATATATATAGTAGTGTGACCCACAATCAGTATTACTAATAAATAGTGGATTAGGACGCATTAACATTATTCTATTTTTTAGATATTTGTTTTTATCTCACCTTGTCTGAAAAATATTCTGCACCATTTTCTTCTCTACCCTATCAGCAGCATTATCCAACTCTACCACCTCACCATCACTCAAAACCCACCCCAAAGCCCCAATATTCTCCTTTGCTTGTTTCAAACTTTTAGCCCCAGGAATGGGAATTGTGCCTTTACTAATGCACCAATTAATAGCCACTTGAGACATAGTTTTATTTCTCGTATTTGCTATTTCTCCCAAACAGCCTAAAAGCGGCTTCATTCCTGGTAATAGCTGCTTACATAAAAAACCGCGAATACCTTTAGGAAAACTGCCATTTTCCGAAAACTTTCCTGTTAATAAACCCAACCCTAAAGGACTATAAGCAATTAATGCAATTCCCAAATTATCACAAACATCCTTTAAACCTAATTCCGTCACCGGATAAGTAGATAAAAGTGAATATTGCACCTGCAAAGTTTTAATCGGTATACCTCTTTCCTGAAATCTTTTATGTACCCATAAAAGTCGTTTTGTACCATAATTAGATAAACCCACACCTTTAACTAAACCTTGCTCATATAAATCACCTAAACCATCTAATAAACCCACCTCTTGCCAAGGTGCATAATTAGCAGTAGACCAGTGCATTTGCACCAAATCAACATTGCGTCCTAATCTTTTTGCCGAAGCATGACAAGCTGATATAATTGAATTTCTAGTCCATCTCCAAGGGTATGC is a window encoding:
- a CDS encoding NAD(P)H-quinone oxidoreductase subunit 5 produces the protein MEVIYQYAWLIPVLPLLGAMLVGLGLISINQVTNRLRQLNAVVIISLMGASMALSLALLWSQFQGHASYLWTVEWASAGNFHLTMGYTIDHLTSLMLVIVTTVAVLVMIYTDGYMAHDPGYVRFYAYLSLFGSSMLGLVVSPNLVQVYIFWELVGMCSYLLVGFWYDRKAAADACQKAFVTNRVGDFGLLLGILGLFWATGSFDFMVMGDRLSNLVETGSISNFLAIVLAILVFLGPVAKSAQFPLHVWLPDAMEGPTPISALIHAATMVAAGVFLIARMYPVFENVPAAMNVIAYTGAFTAFLGATIAITQNDIKKGLAYSTISQLGYMIMAMGVGAYSAGLFHLMTHAYFKAMLFLGSGSVIHGMEAVVGHDPVLAQDMRLMGGLRKYMPVTSFTFLIGCLAIAGIPPFAGFWSKDEILGAAFAANPFLWFIGWVTAGITAFYMFRMYFSTFEGKFRGNDEKIKVKLKNAAAALAEKSGTLELVPNFGPGAMKKGELASHSHDSHSHEPHESPWTMSLPLVVLAIPSMLIGLVGTPYANYFEQFIFPPSETLAEVMEKAAEFDPHEFYIMAGSSVAVSVIGITLAVLMYLARKIDPSAIAKNIQPLYDLSLNKWYFDDIYHRVFVLGLRRVARQVMEVDFRVVDGAVNLTGFFTLVSGEGLKYLESGRVQFYALIVFGAVLGLVIVFGVT
- a CDS encoding serine/threonine-protein kinase codes for the protein MWTPHQSINDGKYIIQNVLGEGGFGITYSARETSTGEIVAIKTLNGKRQRAKDFPKQQERFVNEAFNLRAFSHPHIVKVYKMIQEDGLWGMVMEFIDGVDLNDYVDENGQLSEDDALLYIDQIGQALEYIHQQDGMIHRDIKPHNMVLRRGKKEAVLVDFGLACNIDKFTTRDGRTPGYAPPEQYTPGEQLGFYTDVYALATTLYYLLTADGMKDKDEYIHESIIRKYSSLALKPPQYYNSRISDRVNDAIIKGMELEVENRPQTVGEFRELLGLLIPPILEVLDEMSLDQAVELKSAVGIDYTQLRNLLAARKWKEADEETARIMLSVAKREEEDWLDAEDIHNFPCEDLHTIDQLWVKYSNGRFGFSVQQRIYQSMGGTRKFNPSVLDAFGDTVGWRKEGNWLYYKNITFDETAPEAFLPTLGKGREYRGILGVQEAVVRILAMVIAGFYSRVETCYLPDSKSDIQNPKLASVVSLESLEISAVGMDYRKLRNLLAARKWEEADEETARVMLSVAKQQESLRVKEDIDNFPCEDLRTIDYLWVKYSNGRFGFSVQKRIYENLGGTRKYDEKIKDAFGDTVGWRKGGSWLDSSSETIFDIKAPEGHLPVLGMVAGGGSGGVGEGRKLDWWGCLLSRFDTCGTPNTKSESEIKHLKLSQLDDVELISDVGMDYSKLRDFLATGKWKQADEETKKVMLAVAKRTKEGWLDVESIDKFPCQDLQTIDQLWLEYSNGRFGFSVQNRIYENLGSRLNLQDWDKFGQTVGWKKNKEKESSWLLYKDITFDIKAPEGHLPVGHLSEIKVLMMGKWEVIYEAGGSSFGMGLWAWFFSRVETCNL
- a CDS encoding type II toxin-antitoxin system RelE family toxin, which translates into the protein MKSATLPSFWDEYQSLDKQVRQSARKAYRLWRENPFYPSLHFKCINNQENIWSVRINLNYRAIGVLDSDTVTWFWIGSHDDYENFFS
- a CDS encoding Uma2 family endonuclease, with the protein product MTLSQFQPYISIEEYLQAEKSSPIKHEYIQGQIYAMAGASDAHVTITANLVALLRNHIRGTGCRLYVADMKARIESLDIFYYPDIMVTFDSRDTQFEYFKRYPSLIIEVLSPSTEALDRGDKFSDYQELDTLQEYVLVGQNRQRIDCFRRNSEERWVLYSYRGNQQLELTSVNFYCPLADVYEDVAFPPNLSK
- a CDS encoding DUF4336 domain-containing protein, which encodes MVESEDTEQIYPQDFAWRFWPVVPIYPYGKRRTIRKEVVKDTIWTFDQLQGIFYVVVPIRMTVVKLEKGGLLVYAPVAPTGECVRLLNELVAEHGDVKYIILPTISGIEHKVFVGPFARRFPAAQVFVAPGQWSFPINLPLSWLGLPGKRTHILPENSQEAPFAEDFDYAILGLIDLGLGKFAEVVFFHKRSHILLVTDTIVSVPAEPPAIVQLDPYPLLYHAKDKAFDIVADTSANRRKGWQRITLFALYFSPSVLEVPTWGEVWRDAEKAPERSRKAYFGFFPFQWRENWQDSFDILQGNGRIFVAPILQSLILNRAPTETINWANKVASWDFQWIIPCHFNAPIKVEPQQFRQAFAFLEKQPVGGLVSSNSYSLPEDDFKLLRDIDSGLNKLGIVPPAKEKV
- a CDS encoding DNA-methyltransferase gives rise to the protein MKLRAISDLKNKIILGDNLSVLKQIENDTFDLIITSPPYFQQRNYGNGDLGIGNETTESEYLKNILTVFGECVRVLKKTGVIVFNLGDKYINGSLSLIPYKFAIQATQNQNIFLINQITWSKLNPTPRQDKRKLIQATEPFFIFAKSKDYYFNLDNYLQHLDSFNKSVKSKPSDKLGKKYVELIKNSDLSEEQKNNAIKALNQAISAVHNREIEGFRMKIHGIHKLAYGGQDGGRNNQIKNNGFTIIRILGNTMKKDIIESPVEITKNNHHPAVYPMYIIQELIKLLTQQGDFVLDPFCGSGTTCIAARNLNRNYLGIEINPDYVNLANNRMEESDSQQQELFI
- a CDS encoding DNA methyltransferase; translated protein: MKYDYNQEIERLEKSYQQSLELVKNQSFTEFDQEIKNFVDIFIQKIETDKSLIQVIITTLLKKIIKPEQDIRLHMAKFINGYSARVLDTKVTTPFFKSKFPKYANKETAFLTKATRAEIIWNFEEGFKLPLRSKSLVTPFLQLIDKIENQTIDIENCLVYILAQLYLISQSQEIVFTETLEIVNSVNIININTVMKMVERHFAEPSSSRLPVIVIFAIYEQLLKTVRRFENKILLPLNVHTSADKHGYGDIEIRDNYNNPFEILEIKHNIPIDRNMILDIVKKSANTTIKRYYILTTYKTCFINKDEEEYINELILNIKRECDLEIIANGIVNTLKYYLRFIEDYHEFINTYTEELVKDAKNSTEVKDSHIQAWQIILQKYI
- a CDS encoding aldo/keto reductase; amino-acid sequence: MLTNNLLNLPLMGCGTWAWGNQLLWGYDESMDNQLQEVFNLCVGNGITLFDTGDSYGTGKLKGRSELLLGKFAQAYQGLNQEHICIATKLAAYPWRWTRNSIISACHASAKRLGRNVDLVQMHWSTANYAPWQEVGLLDGLGDLYEQGLVKGVGLSNYGTKRLLWVHKRFQERGIPIKTLQVQYSLLSTYPVTELGLKDVCDNLGIALIAYSPLGLGLLTGKFSENGSFPKGIRGFLCKQLLPGMKPLLGCLGEIANTRNKTMSQVAINWCISKGTIPIPGAKSLKQAKENIGALGWVLSDGEVVELDNAADRVEKKMVQNIFQTR